Proteins encoded within one genomic window of Rhododendron vialii isolate Sample 1 chromosome 1a, ASM3025357v1:
- the LOC131328655 gene encoding protein FAR-RED IMPAIRED RESPONSE 1-like → MGFGMYVIVSFFELIDDVIRFYSVGNASKQRVLKRRRGVGKEATENCEETVEEQKEGMIFDTSEEAYSYYSRFAKEKGFAVAKRTSRKGKDGKLKDVTIACNRAGKARVTTSNPVKPRPQSKINCPAHVTVVLHPNGKWRLNRVALVHNHDQSPEKARYLKSNRVLDEHVKRRLELNDKARINLNQTYASLQIEAGGPGKLPYIQKDCRNHVDKVRRSLLVEGDAEAMHNYFMKMKADNSDFFFAMDLDDEGRLRNVFWVDARSRAACKEFGDVVTFDTTYLVNRHDMPFAPFVGVNHHGQSVLLGCGLISHEDTKSFSWLFQTWKTCMWGCAPKAIIIDQCMAMKNAIEDIFPNT, encoded by the exons ATGGGATTTGGCATGTATgtaattgtttcattttttgaactAATAGATGATGTCATCAGATTCTATTCCGTCGGCAATGCCTCCAAACAAAGAGTgttgaaaagaagaagag GAGTTGGGAAGGAGGCAACAGAAAATTGTGAAGAGACAGTTGAAGAACAGAAAGAGGGAATGATATTTGATACATCCGAGGAAGCTTATTCGTACTACTCAAGATTTGCTAAAGAAAAAGGATTTGCTGTGGCAAAAAGAACATCGAGAAAGGGAAAAGATGGAAAGTTGAAGGATGTAACTATAGCATGCAATCGTGCTGGAAAGGCAAGGGTGACAACAAGCAACCCGGTCAAACCACGACCAcaatcaaaaattaattgtcCAGCTCATGTTACCGTTGTGTTGCACCCGAATGGAAAGTGGAGGTTAAACCGAGTTGCTTTAGTTCACAATCATGACCAGAGTCCGGAAAAGGCAAGGTATTTGAAGAGCAATAGGGTACTTGATGAACACGTGAAAAGAAGACTGGAATTGAATGATAAAGCTAGGATTAATTTGAACCAGACTTATGCCTCACTTCAGATTGAGGCTGGGGGACCTGGTAAGCTTCCATATATCCAAAAAGATTGCCGAAATCATGTGGATAAAGTGCGACGTTCACTACTTGTGGAAGGAGATGCTGAGGCGATGCATAATTATTTCATGAAGATGAAAGCCGACAATTCTGACTTCTTTTTTGCAATGGATTTGGATGATGAGGGTCGACTGAGGAATGTATTCTGGGTTGATGCAAGGAGTAGGGCAGCTTGTAAGGAGTTCGGTGATGTTGTGACCTTTGACACAACTTACTTGGTAAACAGGCATGACATGCCTTTTGCTCCTTTTGTAGGCGTGAATCATCATGGTCAGTCTGTTTTATTAGGATGTGGGCTCATCTCTCATGAAGACACAAAGTCATTTTCGTGGTTATTTCAAACTTGGAAGACATGCATGTGGGGTTGTGCTCCGAAAGCAATTATTATCGACCAATGTATGGCCATGAAAAATGCTATAGAAGATATATTCCCTAACACCTGA